The DNA segment TAAGAAAAGAAATAAAATATCAAAAATATTAGAAGAATATGGACAAAGGCTTCAATACAGTGTATTTATTTGCCAAGTTCCAAAAAAAGAACTTTATAATATACTTTTAAGGATAAATCCTATAATAGACAAAAATACAGATTCAATT comes from the Thermosipho affectus genome and includes:
- the cas2 gene encoding CRISPR-associated endonuclease Cas2 is translated as MMTYIISYDIKKDKKRNKISKILEEYGQRLQYSVFICQVPKKELYNILLRINPIIDKNTDSILIIPINLSKMEIIGTVKIDILTNNDNYIL